In Bactrocera oleae isolate idBacOlea1 chromosome 5, idBacOlea1, whole genome shotgun sequence, a genomic segment contains:
- the Rbcn-3B gene encoding WD repeat-containing protein 7: MVSTNLVVPVVLWGPSAPTHCVSSVFLSDDQSTLVTGCYDGQICLWQVDPMTMKMSPRCLLVGHSAPVLCLVRASILPENNFLVSSSENGEMCTWDLIDGKCMESVKLTQVHTQIQSYHPANSEDVRLFCIGYYPEIIVMDPFSLEIIYQLSSKVKPDWISALHVLRPMKRKDDVVLAITTTGTVKVWTLIGNENKHAEPIYENESKEIRCLNAITMNCCAQNQRTVLIVCTKYWQIYDAGDFTVLCSVIAPTRERWQGGDFITSDRVMLWTDEGKGYIYKLPANCIPDNKEFHAKSVVRDAPYLYYVLQQPGDKVLSCPPAMKLLRYQREEGKMQHYLLRGDSEGYISVWTVPEVPLDNICILQAKQMPPRVLKPTVCTSLVEAWSIMDPPPVGILDQLSRITETPVKLTSSIYLPQQSRLVIGREDGTIVIVPATQTVMMQLLIGIKQNFSDWPSHQILYGHRGRVNCLLCPSLVHPRYEKSHLLSGGVDFAVCLWDLYSGSLLHRFCVHAGEITQLLVPPETCSNRILKCICSVASDHSVTLLSLQERKCVTLASRHLFPVISIKWRPLDDFLIVGCSDGSVYVWQMETGHLDRVLHGMLAEEVLLACDEQSAEDGSGGHSGATAATSEMGMANPAVHFFRGIKSRNMNAIRHATQRGIHQLQQLQGHNQGNFDFLMKHRSNPLVIQGLRTNPKDAESHILFFDIEGLIFELHSEEYAQMTPAALEALGVVLSNPKDKAVHLDASKKISDFFGKVKNKAGDMEKILKDKDKHGLVQKFKEKTEAMEKKVQAKVESFQKVVETQDQPDDLRNKIASKMEVTHVMEVAQLLLSLLHSWGLDPHLDKVCESQLGLLRPIVPVSFGVLSKAGYMSLLLPTWQNNYQIPDNIPPTPSSSKKRDIPPELLRQEQLTAVFTSRLHWELSTTLTSNHILALVAMSNTLMSMNAASFLPDSEKSKKLQRLAQRTESTLSNEEEREELIAHHTSQIKQGWSLLSTHHCFLLPDKIEALEPRKFKRPQVEAMAKRWQHHCIEIREAAQQILLGELTRMGKKGRKQLVDSWAQYLPLYTHTEPIAQPQVLAAAQGNSGNGTNGHIGTVDNQDEDYEEEEEEIIRKPSSLSELKRKQTTAVILLGVIGAEFGQDISQDSPQRATAERRKSSVAEGFGIANNLARLTSMALAHLLYAPPSQKLPKYTPLRRAAIDLLGRGFTVWEPYLDVSKVLLGLLEIACAGKSVPNLNYKLPLTPQADACRTARHALRLIATARPAAFITTMAREVARYNTMQQNAQSINQPITQSVLFKAKAEIILCVEMLIDKMQAEIASLLVEVMDITLHCVDNNELKARGLAEVCPSICKFNQISHCGQTRRIAVGAHNGHLAIYELRQNKCQMIPAHTHPITSLAFSPDGKFLVSYSCSENRLSFWQTSTGMFGLGNSQTRCTKGYSTAPIPDVSRLNPMRLAKLVWINNRTVTLMLADGSETRFNV; this comes from the coding sequence ATGGTCAGCACAAATTTGGTGGTGCCGGTGGTACTTTGGGGCCCCTCAGCACCAACCCACTGCGTGTCCAGCGTATTTCTATCCGATGATCAATCAACACTCGTCACCGGTTGCTACGATGGTCAGATCTGTTTGTGGCAAGTTGACCCGATGACTATGAAAATGTCACCGCGCTGTCTGCTGGTTGGACACTCGGCACCAGTTTTGTGCCTCGTACGTGCCTCCATACTGCCTGAAAACAATTTTCTCGTCAGCTCTTCGGAAAATGGAGAAATGTGCACATGGGATCTCATCGATGGCAAATGTATGGAATCGGTAAAGTTGACACAGGTGCACACACAAATTCAAAGCTATCACCCAGCCAACAGCGAAGATGTGCGTCTCTTTTGCATTGGCTACTACCCTGAGATAATCGTAATGGACCCATTTAGTTTGGAAATAATTTATCAGCTCAGTTCAAAAGTAAAGCCCGACTGGATTTCGGCACTACACGTTTTGCGTCCCATGAAACGCAAGGACGATGTCGTTTTGGCGATCACTACCACTGGTACCGTGAAAGTTTGGACGCTAATTGGTAACGAGAATAAACATGCTGAGCCGATCTATGAAAATGAATCGAAGGAAATTCGTTGCTTAAATGCCATCACCATGAATTGTTGTGCACAAAATCAACGCACAGTACTAATTGTTTGCACCAAGTACTGGCAAATCTATGATGCGGGAGATTTTACAGTACTCTGTTCAGTCATCGCACCGACACGCGAACGTTGGCAAGGTGGTGACTTCATCACTTCCGATCGCGTCATGCTGTGGACTGACGAGGGCAAAGGCTATATTTACAAGCTGCCTGCCAATTGTATACCAGACAACAAAGAGTTCCATGCCAAATCAGTGGTACGTGATGCCCCCTACTTATATTATGTACTGCAGCAACCGGGCGATAAAGTGTTGTCGTGTCCACCCGCAATGAAATTGCTGCGATATCAACGCGAAGAAGGCAAGATGCAACACTACTTGTTACGTGGAGATTCAGAGGGCTATATCTCCGTATGGACTGTTCCCGAGGTACCGCTGGATAACATCTGCATATTGCAAGCGAAACAAATGCCACCAAGAGTGCTTAAACCTACTGTCTGTACTTCGCTAGTAGAGGCCTGGTCTATCATGGATCCACCGCCCGTTGGTATACTCGATCAACTATCGCGTATCACGGAAACGCCCGTCAAACTAACCTCAAGCATTTACCTACCGCAGCAAAGTCGGTTGGTAATTGGACGTGAAGATGGCACCATTGTTATCGTGCCTGCCACCCAAACCGTTATGATGCAGCTGTTAATAGGCATCAAGCAAAACTTCAGCGATTGGCCGTCACATCAAATTCTCTACGGCCATCGCGGGCGTGTCAACTGCCTATTGTGTCCTTCACTGGTGCATCCACGCTACGAAAAGTCTCATTTACTATCAGGTGGGGTCGATTTCGCCGTTTGTTTGTGGGACTTGTATAGTGGCAGTTTGTTGCATCGCTTCTGCGTGCATGCCGGCGAGATAACACAACTGCTGGTGCCTCCGGAGACTTGTAGTAACCGCATACTGAAATGTATCTGTTCGGTTGCATCAGATCACTCGGTAACGCTATTAAGCTTACAGGAACGCAAATGTGTTACACTTGCGAGTCGTCATCTGTTTCCGGTAATATCCATAAAATGGCGTCCACTGGACGATTTTCTTATCGTTGGTTGCTCAGACGGttctgtgtatgtgtggcaAATGGAAACAGGTCACTTGGATCGTGTGCTACATGGTATGCTGGCTGAAGAGGTGCTATTGGCGTGCGACGAACAGTCTGCTGAAGATGGTAGTGGTGGGCACAGTGGTGCAACCGCGGCCACTTCAGAAATGGGAATGGCCAATCCGGCTGTACACTTTTTCCGCGGCATAAAATCCCGGAATATGAACGCCATACGACATGCAACTCAACGCGGCATACATCAGCTGCAGCAACTGCAAGGCCATAACCAAGGTAACTTCGATTTCCTAATGAAACACCGCAGCAATCCGCTTGTGATTCAAGGTTTACGTACCAATCCTAAAGATGCAGAAagtcatatattatttttcgacATTGAAGGACTAATATTTGAATTGCATAGCGAAGAGTATGCACAAATGACGCCCGCTGCCCTAGAGGCGCTGGGTGTGGTTCTAAGCAACCCGAAAGATAAGGCGGTGCATCTGGATGCATCCAAAAAAATTAGCGATTTCTTTGGGAAGGTGAAAAACAAAGCTGGCgatatggaaaaaatattgaaagacaAGGATAAACACGGACTAGTGCAGAAGTTCAAGGAGAAGACGGAGGCAATGGAAAAGAAGGTGCAAGCGAAAGTCGAAAGTTTTCAAAAAGTCGTGGAGACGCAAGATCAGCCTGATGACTTGCGTAACAAAATAGCTTCGAAAATGGAGGTGACACACGTGATGGAAGTGGCGCAATTATTGCTATCACTTTTACACTCCTGGGGTCTCGATCCACATTTGGATAAAGTGTGTGAATCACAGTTGGGTCTGCTGCGTCCAATTGTGCCAGTTTCGTTTGGCGTTCTTTCCAAGGCTGGTTACATGTCGCTGCTGTTGCCCACATGGCAGAACAACTACCAAATACCCGACAATATACCACCCACGCCTAGTAGCTCGAAGAAACGCGATATTCCGCCTGAATTACTGCGCCAAGAGCAGTTAACTGCTGTCTTTACATCACGTTTACATTGGGAGTTGAGCACAACATTGACGTCAAACCACATATTGGCACTCGTGGCGATGTCCAATACTCTGATGTCGATGAACGCCGCATCTTTTCTTCCCGATAGCGAAAAGAGCAAGAAATTGCAGCGATTGGCTCAACGTACCGAATCCACGCTGAGTAACGAAGAGGAGCGTGAGGAGCTCATAGCACATCACACATCGCAAATCAAACAGGGCTGGAGTTTATTGTCCACACACCATTGCTTCCTATTGCCCGACAAGATCGAGGCATTAGAACCACGAAAATTCAAACGGCCACAAGTTGAGGCGATGGCCAAGCGTTGGCAACATCATTGCATTGAGATCCGCGAGGCGGCCCAACAGATTCTACTTGGTGAATTGACGCGCATGGGTAAGAAGGGGCGCAAACAGCTGGTGGATAGTTGGGCACAGTACTTACCGCTCTACACGCACACCGAACCCATCGCACAGCCACAAGTGCTGGCGGCGGCACAGGGCAACAGTGGCAACGGCACGAATGGTCATATCGGCACAGTTGACAATCAGGACGAGGACTACGAGGAGGAGGAAGAGGAAATCATACGCAAGCCGTCCAGTTTGTCTGAATTGAAACGCAAACAGACAACGGCTGTCATATTGTTGGGCGTAATCGGCGCCGAATTCGGACAGGACATTTCACAAGATTCACCACAGCGTGCAACTGCTGAAAGACGAAAATCCTCGGTGGCTGAAGGTTTTGGCATAGCCAATAATTTGGCCCGATTAACGTCTATGGCTTTAGCCCATTTGCTTTACGCACCACCCTCACAAAAACTACCAAAGTACACGCCACTTCGACGTGCAGCAATTGATTTGCTTGGACGCGGCTTCACAGTATGGGAACCATATTTAGATGTAAGCAAAGTGCTGCTCGGTTTGTTGGAAATCGCTTGCGCCGGCAAATCGGTACCTAATCTAAACTACAAACTACCATTGACACCACAGGCGGATGCGTGTCGTACCGCGCGACATGCCCTTCGTCTGATTGCGACTGCAAGGCCTGCCGCCTTCATAACGACCATGGCGCGCGAGGTGGCACGCTACAACACTATGCAACAGAATGCACAGTCCATTAACCAACCAATTACCCAGTCAGTGCTTTTTAAAGCCAAGGCGGAAATAATATTGTGCGTTGAAATGCTCATTGATAAAATGCAAGCTGAAATCGCCAGCCTACTTGTAGAGGTGATGGACATTACTCTGCACTGTGTGGACAATAATGAGTTGAAGGCGCGCGGCCTAGCCGAGGTATGTCCCTCGATATgcaaatttaatcaaatatcGCATTGTGGTCAAACGCGACGTATTGCCGTTGGCGCACACAACGGTCATCTGGCAATCTATGAACTGCGTCAAAACAAGTGCCAGATGATACCAGCGCACACACATCCCATAACTTCGTTGGCTTTTTCGCCGGACGGCAAATTCCTTGTTTCTTATTCGTGCAGCGAAAACCGGCTATCCTTCTGGCAGACGAGTACCGGCATGTTCGGCTTAGGCAATTCACAAACACGTTGCACTAAAGGCTACTCGACAGCACCCATACCCGATGTGTCGCGCTTAAATCCGATGCGTCTAGCCAAATTGGTGTGGATCAACAATCGCACAGTCACGCTAATGTTGGCCGACGGCTCGGAGACGCGATTCAATGTGTAG